The window tctatcaaaaacaatctCTAGGtatacttcatctgaggtagtggtatgaactgcataTACTTTACTCTTCAGACCCTGttcatgaaaaatagtaaaaaggagTAATAAAAATAAGTTGTATGAACTGTGTACAGTTTACTCTCCAGGTCCCGTTCATGAGAAACggtaaaaaggataaataaaaaggAGTAATAATAAGAAAGGGAAGGCGTCGACAGCAGGATTCGAACCTGCGCCGGCAAAGCCCAACAGATTTCGAGCCTGTCTCCTTAACCAATCGGACATGTCGACTGGTTGTCACTACCTttgcaaaataatttatttaactaaCAAAAAGGCTTTACTTGTGTTTGTGACAAAAGAAAAAGCGCTTATACTATATATTTCTAGGCGGCTCAATGGAGTTGGTGGCCTAAAGTCGAATCACAAAAAGAGGCCTTAGACTTACTTTGTGTTATATTAAAGAGGAAATCTTGAAGATAATATAAAGTTGTATTTATGTGGTCTATAAGTCATGAGTTTGAATCTTGAAAGTAGCCTTTTAGTGCTTGTATTAGCATAAGCCTTAAACACCACATAGTGACAATTTCACTTCattttttggggaaaaaaagaaataataaaaccaGAACTTCCACAAGCAAATAGTAACATATAGCACAAAAAAGAACAGATTTTGAAAGCTGACAAGAATGAAATTTTACTTGCATCATCATCAATTGAACTGGTTCATAATATTCTATCTTAACAATCAAGAAAATCTCTTGTAAAACATTAGTACAAGAGTTATATACTTTCAAGAAAGCATTAAATATTACAACCAATTCTTGTAAAGGTAAGTAAAACATCTTGATATAAGCACAAGACTTGGCAACTAATCTGCAAGCTcaatgaggttgaatcctccttTGAACCATTAAGTTGGTCGTATAGTCAAAAGCTTTAGTCGACAGAACTGGCCGGATACTTGCAAATCTACATTTGTGTAGATGACTACGAAGTGTAAAGTGGGATGAACACAGCAACTGTACAGTTTCCGTATAACAGGAAAAAGCGGGAGTGGCAGTTTCTTGAGGAGTTCTAAATGCTTCTACACGGCTGATGGTCGGATAAAATTTTGCAGCAGATGCTCATAGTCGTAACTAGTTCTTACTCCCTGCGATTAACAGAAAAGAGCATGTATATATTACAGAAAAGCtaaaaaccaaaaaccaagacTTATTGAGAGTAGTGAAAGAGAACTAATCAATGTACACTAGAATTCAGATGCAATTGTCGTGCTGAGCCTCCATACGTGATCTTTGAAGTATTTAAAATGAGGTAATTTTCCTATTATCTTGTGCTGCTGATGTTATTAAGGATCTCGATAAGAAACTCCttagataaaaaaagaaaagaacgcGAATAAGCTCCTACTGAAAACTATGGGCATAGTTTGGTCACCTTGTTTACGCTGCAGAAGCGCTCTCTATATCGACATCTTCACAAGCAGCAATATTGCCTGCATTGAATTGCCATACCATAATTCTTGAGCAGTGTACTGGAAAGCCTTCCATTTGGCTTTCATCTTCCACAACTTGTTCAATAAATGTGCTCACCTTCAATATAGGATCATTGAGAATCATTTGTACGGAATACAGGTGAGCCAACGGATAAACTAATTGTTTACACAGCTAGCAGACTTACAATAGAAGCGGTGAAACTCACCTGGAAGCCACCGTTAACTATATCAAGATGTCTAATGGGCTCTATTGTTGATCGGTTCCACCTCTTTGGATCCCAAAGTACTGTACTATTGAATGCAAATCCTGATATTTCAGCATAAAATCTCTGGGATCTTTTCGCCATTTCATCTGTATGCCAACCTACAACATGAGAGccattacagattggaccctgcAAGATAACTTTCCTATTATTTTCAGCTAGTCTTGCCACAACCCATGTCCCGAACCGGCTGCATACAACAATTTTCTATCAAGAAAGCTGATAGACAGAATGGTAAGTCAGAAAATTAAGTACATGTGACAAATTCATCATCATAGTCAATGAGAGCCAGTAAATCCTTGAAAGCAATAGCGACCTGAGATGGATTAAATACCAAGAAAggaataaaagttttttttttaaagacgTAACTTAAAATGAAGATACAGAACTAAGAAATATAAGTGAGGGGGTAGCGCAATGCAGATCGTAAATAGCGGAGGTTTTGTTTCAAACTgcaaaactataaaataaaaagaaaatcgaCCATAGGACCAAAATGTACAACTGTATGGGGGGGGCCAGACTCAATTAGTTGCATCTCAAATACTTTCTTATTAGCGCTTACATTGGCAAAGTTTCATTCTTTTGTTCTAGAAACCTTTCACGAATAAAATAGTGCAAAAGTGGGGCAATCAAATGTTCTTTTACTTAATATATTTCACATAGTTGTATATCTTCAATTCCTCAACTTATATGATTGTTGTTTGTGTCATAGTTATTTTTTCTACAGTTCTATAAATAAGATATTATTCTCCATTCATTGAAGTGTGAACTTCGGTTGTACTTTTCGGTTAAATTCCTAGCAGTTTCTTGGTGTTTTTCGCCTTTGACAATACTCTAAGACCATGGAGATAACAAAACATTTCCGATCACTACCACATAAGGGACGATTAAAAGTGATTGGAAGCAAGAAAGCGAAAGAAAGAATGAATATGTCGTGAAGATTGGATTCATCAAGGGAATGACGAATGTTCAACTAGATCTGTTTTGTGACATATTAGCCATGTTATTAGTCATACTATACAACTACGGCCAATCAGTCAATCCTAAACTACTGGAGGTCGACTATATGAATCATACATATACTCATCCTGCTCCACTGCAGATTCCCATCCACTACTACATTGAACCCTGCTTGTTTCTTCCTCTATGTACAACCATCAATCAATCAATCACGGCTCAACAATCAAATTAGTTGGGGTCAGATATAATATCGAGCTGCTGCTTGCTTTACTCATTTCACTAGTATAATCTTATGAGCTTAGCTTGAagcaaaacatataaaaaaggaACACACGTTGATATCGATTAGAGAATACCAGTCAAACTTGGTTTTGCTCTAGTATATTTACTTCCAACTTATACAGAATGTTTATTTGTAGTCCTTGTTTAAGGATCTCCTTTTGGTACAGTTCTGCAGTGAAACGAGATGACAATAACATGACTAGCACTTTATTATCCATAATAATGAAGGTTCAACGTCAATAGAATAGATTGACAGGTTAGACTTGCAatcatagaagaaagagaaagacaaAGAAGCAATTTCTTTGAACACTGCTTTACTTTGATGGGCTATATCTATTTATAAGCACCGAATTCATCATCGGTATAATTAAAAATAAGCAATATGAGCAATAACAAGTTATCAAGCCATCTATCCTTATAAAAGCAAAGAGAATGTTGTGCAGCTATAATGATTTGGACATCAAGAAACTATTACGGCTTTGTTTTTCTGAAGGCCGTCATTTGtattctcttttttccttttggcAGGACCAATGTTTGAAAGGCTGCTAATAGTGTTTTCCATATGGAAagatacttttttttctttttcagttttatATTTAACTTGTCGCTGTGGCAATAAACCTACTATGAAAGACAATGTTCCCTTCTGACATAAGCTGCGCAAGAATTACTTAAATGTATCAcaatttaaaaaacaaaagatTGCTAGTTTGCATGCTAATCAATGATAAAAGAAACAGAGAAAGATTACAAGCATACAGTTATACGCAAGATGAATAAGTAGATTACCTGATCTTTCTCATTTGTTCAAAGACATCTAGGTAATATAGGTTGGAATCATCTGCAAAGTAAACAATCCCATCAAGACGATGCGTTTCAATGTGGGTTAGTGCCATATTCCTTAGATGCACacttttatcattttcttcagtTGAGTTCTTCTTGCATACGAGATGCCTGTACATAACCCCAGTTCTCCTCAATATATCAGCTGTCTCGATTAATTGGGAGTCCATCTCAACCACTAGCCACAACAAAGGAGGCGGAACTAATTTTAATATGTGGGCCAAGCGGTTAAGATAGTAAGCTTGAAATGAATGGGCTTCTGTTGGTGTCACAATGATCAAAAGTTTTTTGGACTCTATAAGTTCTTGATCAAGTAACGGGTTAACGGAGGCATTTCCAGCAATTTCATCTTTCACTTCACTGTATACTAACTTAGGCTCTGAAGTAGAATTATCCGGGAAAGCTGAACTATTTAAAGTTGATGTCATGTTTCTAGACACATCATCAAATAAGTGGTCATTTTCATAAGGGCGGAGGACTTCAACAGAGAAAGCTTGACGTTTAGACACTATATTTGGAGACAAATTCAGAGAAACAAATGGAGTGAGGCCAATAAAAGCTCCAACAACAAAGCACACAAAGAATTGGAGAAGTGCTCTCCTCCAAATTTGGCCCTTTAACTTTGAACTATCCGAAAGCCTAGATGATCTTTGCGACAAAAGACCAAGTACAGATGTCCAAACTTTGTAGAATGCATAATCCAGTGAACCAAAATAAGAACACATCAGCCTTGCAGGCGGTGGATAACTTTGGCTACTCAACGGGGACTTGGACAGAGGTGAGGAAACAAAACATGTTTCCCCGTTAGTTCTATCTCCCGGATGAGGTACTGGGGACAACGCTCTTCTAATTGAAGCCATTAAAGCAAATCAAGTGGACCTTTGGTTTCTTAACACACCCTCTTGCCAGAATTATCCAATTTTACCTTCAGCACTCCAACTGGCAAGCACAGCTAATCCTAGAGGTCCTTTCCAATTTAACTCAAGGGAAATGAGGCAAATATACCCTCCTTAACTTCAACGATTAAGAACGGATATACCCCCTCGTTAAAAAAGTGGTGCATATATACCCCGTCATCTAACAAATGATGCATACTTAGTCCATATCAACACAACTTCTACAAGTATACATAGCTAAAACTCATACCAAATACTCTGAAAATTATGCTATTCCATGTGCTAAAACATCTGGTTCTCATAAAAACATGCTCAGTAATGATACTCTATACAAGTTCAAGCTACCTCAAAACCACAGAAAAATCGGTATAATACTAATCTAAACTCaatgaaaaatcaaaactttatgaGATAAACAAGAAGACACCACCAACTAAAGCTTAAACACAAGTCAAGAAAACAAATACCCATTAGCCAAAAGTAGAAGCAGCACCAgatttcaacttcaaatgagcaaaTCTTGAGCTGAAATAAAAAGGGTCATCTCATTTATGTTCAATATGAAATGGGGTTTTGAAATCTTGAAGCAGATGAATAGGAGGACAAAGAACAAGAAGATGCAATTGTCACTTCACATGCCTCTGTAAGAAAAAATTAACAGCTTTTAACAATTCTGTAATCAAAAAAAACAACAGCTTTTAACAATTTAGTAAGCTGAATGATGGGTCAAGAGAAGTGTTCGAGTAactagtaaaattattttatgcgAACAAGGCAAAACTTAATCACATGAAAAAGATGCTAAGGTTTAGTATTATTTAAGAATTTCATtggactaaaaataaaaaaaaaattattctgtCAATAAAGAACAACAAGGATAGCGTAAGCATTTTTGCCCCACAAAGTCAAAAGTACAATGGTATTATTTGGTTTAATTGGACTTCTTGGATCTGTTTGGCAGAGAAATAAGAGATTATTAACTccaaaattaatttagaataaaCTTATTTATACTTTTCccgtctcaaattttttaatttaatttttccttttttattaataaaaaataaataattttttttttcttcatattttactctttgcattaattactagtcacgttattaattattttttaatcaatatttgtAGTGAAGACTAAAAAGTACCATTTTTATACACTCGAAGGACTCTTAATGGTCTACTTAATATTTAAAAGACTATTTTGAGTGAAGGGTTAAACTTAAGGGactaatttgatttttttcttacaGCGTAATCGCATTTGTTGAATGCAGTTTTATTTCGTCtttcatttcctttttattttcttattaaccccctatattttaaCTTAGGAAACAAAAGAGCTCTAATATTGAGTGACCTGGTTTATggctatttttattaaaatagtgCAAATATAGTATTTTCTCCGTCTTAAAATAGTTAGCATGTAtaaattttatagaatttaaaaaataaaataaaagaaaattaattaatttgatcCAATTATTAATCTTAATTACATGAATCTTATTCAGttaatatgaaaattatttctaattttttaaatatattaactattttgaaataaaatcttTTAATAAATATGTCAACTATTTTAAGACGAAGAGAGTACAATAATCAAAATTCAATATAACATTGAGTGACCTAATGACTTTAGTAGTAGTCTAGTCCCCTCTGCAATAGTTCACGTTCTAAATTATACCTTTGTATATTTTCTTCATTCATCACTCAACATTAATAGAGGTCTAGTCtccatcaaaatataaaattttaaattaaaaataaaaagaattattaattGCTTCACTAAGTAATTAAGATAATTCGTTAGTAtaagtttttatttgttttgttttttattattatagtatttattattgttattgttatttttcttatattgttatcaatataataattttttcgcTGTTATACTTGTCTTTCATACTTATTTTGAAGATATTTAACgatttctcaaaaaacacaatccATCTAGCTTTACAAACTAATAAACCTCTTCGGACAGTTCTTTATCgtgaatatattattgttgtactTTCTCCGTTTGGCTTTATTTATCCACTATATTGAAAATGAATATCCAACCATACTTGTTCAACTGAAAAATCAACAGAcaattattattttgtaattattttatccttgctATTAAATACTGCTATAATTCATTATGTTGACACTCTACCTCTAAGTAGAGGTTAGATCTGGGAACACTtatctttccaaatctcattttATGCGATTACACTAAATACGTTCAACACATTTCTCAAACACATTAAACTCATCATagttaagaaatattttttccgccttaatttatatgacacaatTAACTTTTTGAGATTCAAACGGTATAAATTTGAGCATAAAATTTTcaatccttttttaaaataaaatataatatatatttaaaaatatatcaaaagtactataagtcacaataattgacgatttaaagaatttaaaacatatataaaaaaatatgatcaaagataaatatttttaaatctcgaaatttgaaatatgtcacataaattgagacgaaaGAAATATTTCTTAAGATGTAAAACAATAGTTTTATGCGCTAAAATTCTCACCATAcataaaattcaagaaaagaaTCAAACTACATGAATTTATTATACAGAATgttatcttatattttttttttatcggtggacaaataaaaatgaagtgAAAAAATAGTAATATGTTTCTCATGATCAAATTAGCTTAGCTTAGCTTTTATATTGAATGAACCATCCCCATTGACACAATTATTGAAccaacattttatttttatttttagactatagtatatactcactcacacacacacacacactaaatatCCTTTTACTTCACTGAGTCTCTCATCATCATTCATCACCATGAAAACCCATCACCAGCACCACCCAAAGCtcaaaacatcatcattttcTTGTGGCTTCTTTCGTGGTTGTACTCAGTCAGTTCTCAGCCCTACTACCACCACCACACCCACCCTCCCCATTCAACCCGCCCCAC of the Capsicum annuum cultivar UCD-10X-F1 chromosome 11, UCD10Xv1.1, whole genome shotgun sequence genome contains:
- the LOC107848061 gene encoding probable beta-1,4-xylosyltransferase IRX9H; protein product: MASIRRALSPVPHPGDRTNGETCFVSSPLSKSPLSSQSYPPPARLMCSYFGSLDYAFYKVWTSVLGLLSQRSSRLSDSSKLKGQIWRRALLQFFVCFVVGAFIGLTPFVSLNLSPNIVSKRQAFSVEVLRPYENDHLFDDVSRNMTSTLNSSAFPDNSTSEPKLVYSEVKDEIAGNASVNPLLDQELIESKKLLIIVTPTEAHSFQAYYLNRLAHILKLVPPPLLWLVVEMDSQLIETADILRRTGVMYRHLVCKKNSTEENDKSVHLRNMALTHIETHRLDGIVYFADDSNLYYLDVFEQMRKISRFGTWVVARLAENNRKVILQGPICNGSHVVGWHTDEMAKRSQRFYAEISGFAFNSTVLWDPKRWNRSTIEPIRHLDIVNGGFQVSTFIEQVVEDESQMEGFPVHCSRIMVWQFNAGNIAACEDVDIESASAA